In the genome of Puntigrus tetrazona isolate hp1 chromosome 8, ASM1883169v1, whole genome shotgun sequence, the window GCTGTGATTTCAGCATCTGCCGTCTcaatgtaaatgcataaatctccagaactgctctgagagtcacttTACTTTTACCGTTTCATTTGAGTAAAACCAGCGTCTTatcatatacacacagatatttTAAGGTATTCGCGgcaacccatcaaaataaagttctgTTTAGACATTGTgccagaaatatattactaataGACTATTACATTAGTAATAGTGATACTTATTGATATTACTACTActgctgtttaaaaatgaattaaattttattttacactactgatttatatatatatatatatatatatatatatatatatatatatatatatatatatatatatatatatatatatatatacacacagtaataCAATTTAgtgatattaaacaaataaaaattaattaaacataatttactcaaaagTACTCAGTTGATGTTAATTAGTTAATGAGTCTGGGCAATATTTTGGTCCATGACTAGCATTTATCCATATATGAATAATTCTGGGATTTTTACTGTATACTAGGAAAAGGAAAACTTTTAAGATTggaaaatgatttaatgtttaatgtaaacgTTCGTATTATTTTTTAGACGCTTCAACAAGCTTTCATACTTCCACAGAATATTATTAAGAAAGTTAGCGGCCAGAAGTTCGTCTATAAGTTTGTGACCTTTCCGGACCCCAACTCTGCTGATGGGCTGAAAGGACCTGAGGATTTCCAGAGGGCCACTACGGGGGAGAAACTGGAGCTGTCTATTCAGACCAAATCTAACACAGGTGCTAACGCCACCAACCCATGCCTCTCCAAGAGCCTGCAGGTTCAGCGCTCCTCCCCTAGCTCGGTGCAACGCAGCTCTCGCAACGATTACATGAAGTCTGGTCTCTACTCCACTTTCACTATCCAGTCTCTACAGACGCCCTGCAAAACTGCATCCAAATTCATCAAAACAGAGCATGTCCTGAGTGACAACAGCCCCAAACCTGCTTCTCTGGACCGCACAGTGCATGAGGTCAGCCTCTTTCTGGATTTCATGGTTCTGTTTTAGAATTctgtaataaatcattaaatgagTTATCAACCGCAAAAAGACGCGTTGTGTGTAATGTATCGGTTtcacattaattatttattgtgtatatgttGCAGATGCGAATGTGTCAGACAGAAGCTGCTCAGGCACAGTCGACTATGGAGAGCAGCAGTTTGCAGGTGATAGTGACCCACCCCTCCCCATGTGCTACACCTGCCCTGAGCCCACGGACGCCCTCTGGATCTGCCACTGCAACCACGGTATGGATTTGCTCTTTATCGCTCATTCAGACTCAGTGTTTCAACACTTAAAGGGGgcataacacacacattttcacacagtcTCGTGTTAATCTTGAGTACctataaaataatactgaatCCTTCACGCCAAAAAGTCtttagttttatcatatttGTAAAAGAAAGATACAGCTTTGTGATTCTCTCCCAAAAAAGCAGAGCCCCTGGAGGCGTGACATGTGGGCGGAGCAAAAGATTAACGAGCAGTTGCGCAGATTGTcaacaaaacacagacatttGATGCCATTTCACTTACTGCCTGCAGTTCTGAATCATGACTGGGATCTTTTATAGCTGTTACCTCTCCATCTTTCAGTATCAAACGATGTACAAATACAGCGTCGAACTGGGCCGCGATTATAAAACGTTTGTAAACATACACActtgaaaaataaagtgcatccacTTTTCATAAGATTTATAAAGCATATGGACCCAATCTTATGGACAATACCTTAAAGATCTTCTAAATGGCTTTCAATCCAATTATTTGACACCcatattaaatactattattattaaagacttgtgtgtataaaaatgttgttttaaattcatCCCACAGAATACTCAAGCACAGAAGAGCCAGAATTTGGGTGACCCACCCCAGATCTACCTGTCCGATCCTAGCTCTTTGACCTCGCTCATTCCTCTAGCTCATGGAGAATGTGTTGTCAACCCCTCTCAGCCGGTGTTTGTGGTCATAAAGCCTTCGTCTGTCGGGCTGCCCAAAGAGTCCAGCCTCCCGTCTGAAGAAGACTTGCTGGAGATTGTTGATTTGGATGAAAAAACAGATGTTGAGGTGAGCAGATGTGTCAAATCATTCAGTGTTCAAAAGCGGTGAAATGCTGgagtaatttagcattttatatatttatttctagctttttatttattttatttttttatttgccatacTCAGCCAGTGTCCCCAGTGCCTGTCTCTGGAGTTACAGATGCCCCAATCCCTGTGGATGCTCCATCACCCTGCATGGAACCAGTGGCCCAGCCGGTTGGAGAAGGGGAGGTGAAAGCGAAGCCTGAGCTACCTGGttagtcaaaaataaatgtaatttatgcatttgaaaGATGTTGAACTCGAAAGAGCTGGTAAGGCTTGTAGAAGTTTTTTAAGGTTAACTGTTGTCTGAGTAATAAAAGGGACATCATTTAAGTTCCATTTTA includes:
- the elk1 gene encoding ETS domain-containing protein Elk-1 yields the protein MESNPLISAMDPSITLWQFLLHLLDDQSQKHLISWTSGDGEFKLLDAEEVARLWGLRKNKTNMNYDKLSRALRYYYDKNIIKKVSGQKFVYKFVTFPDPNSADGLKGPEDFQRATTGEKLELSIQTKSNTGANATNPCLSKSLQVQRSSPSSVQRSSRNDYMKSGLYSTFTIQSLQTPCKTASKFIKTEHVLSDNSPKPASLDRTVHEMRMCQTEAAQAQSTMESSSLQVIVTHPSPCATPALSPRTPSGSATATTNTQAQKSQNLGDPPQIYLSDPSSLTSLIPLAHGECVVNPSQPVFVVIKPSSVGLPKESSLPSEEDLLEIVDLDEKTDVEPVSPVPVSGVTDAPIPVDAPSPCMEPVAQPVGEGEVKAKPELPEDTNTASASLPASTQEVQPPKSKKPRVLELPSSSTLLPPGLSLDKVNAAVNSLLAPGSATNTLTPTVITSHALTPVLLTPSPLPSTIHFWSTLSPIAPRSPAKLSFQFPSNGSNQIQIPALSVDGLSTPVVLSPGPQKP